One genomic segment of Arachis duranensis cultivar V14167 chromosome 4, aradu.V14167.gnm2.J7QH, whole genome shotgun sequence includes these proteins:
- the LOC107484487 gene encoding protein SULFUR DEFICIENCY-INDUCED 1 encodes MQLVDKDPEAAIVFFWKAINSGDKVDSALKDMAVVMKQLDRSEEAIEAICSFRSLCPKQSQESLDNVLIDLYKKCGKLDEQIELLKRKLKLIYQGEAFNGKLTKTARSHGKKFQVSIKQETSRLLGNLGWAYMQKMNYIMAEVVYRKAQLIDPDCNKACNLGLCLIKQARYEEAQLILNDVLEGKLPGSDDGKSKKRAQDLLTELRSLLPAPHLSDILTLDDEFIKGLEQMMNQLGPVRSKRLPIFEEISSFRDQLAC; translated from the exons atGCAGCTGGTAGATAAGGACCCTGAAGCTGCAATTGTATTCTTTTGGAAAGCAATAAATTCAGGGGATAAAGTGGACAGTGCCTTGAAAGATATGGCGGTGGTGATGAAACAGTTAGACAGATCCGAAGAAGCAATTGAAGCCATTTGCTCATTTAGAAGCCTCTGCCCCAAACAATCTCAAGAATCTCTTGATAATGTACTAATAGATCTGTACAAG AAATGCGGAAAACTGGATGAGCAAATAGAATTGCTGAAGCGTAAGCTGAAGTTGATCTACCAAGGCGAGGCCTTCAATGGAAAACTCACAAAGACAGCACGTTCTCATGGCAAGAAGTTCCAAGTTTCAATTAAGCAGGAAACTTCAAGACTACTG GGAAACCTAGGATGGGCCTACATGCAAAAGATGAATTACATAATGGCAGAGGTAGTTTATCGGAAGGCCCAACTAATTGATCCAGATTGTAACAAGGCTTGTAACTTGGGCCTGTGCCTCATCAAACAAGCTCGTTATGAAGAAGCCCAATTAATACTTAATGATGTTTTAGAAGGCAAATTACCAGGCTCAGATGATGGCAAGTCAAAAAAACGGGCCCAAGATCTCTTAACAGAGTTAAGATCCCTTCTTCCTGCACCGCATTTATCGGATATTTTGACCCTTGATGATGAGTTCATCAAAGGCCTTGAACAGATGATGAATCAATTGGGGCCGGTTAGATCAAAGAGACTTCCAATTTTTGAGGAGATTTCTTCATTTAGAGATCAGTTAGCATGTTAA